The sequence below is a genomic window from Brevibacillus agri.
GCTTTCTGTCGAGCTTGTGCAACAAGTTGATATGCAAACAAATGCCGCGGCTGTCATGCACCTGTTAGCAAAACGGGAGGCGAGTCGGACTCGCTTTCTTTGCATCTTTGACGAAGACTATCCCTCCTTGCTGCGGCATATTCCTGACCAGCCGCTGACGCTGTTTTGCCGAGGCGATCGCAAGCTGCTTGCAGAGGCGGCCATCGGTGTTGTCGGCTCGCGCAAGCCAACGCCGTACGGCCGGGCGAGCTGCGCGTATTTGGTGAAAGAGCTGGTGCAGGCGGGGCTTGCGATTGTATCCGGTCTGGCCTATGGCATAGATGGCGAAGCGCATCAGACGGCGCTTGCGGCTGGAGGAAAGACCATCGCCGTATTGGGCTGCGGGCTGAATCATGTGTACCCGCCAAGGCATCAAACGCTCTACGAAAAAATTGAATCTTTTGGACTACTTTTGTCCGAATATCCGCCAGATACTCCGCCCGTCCCAGGGCTGTTCCCCGAGCGAAACCGCATTATCAGTGGACTAAGTTTGGGCGTAGTAGTCGTGGAAGCAGCAGAAAAAAGCGGATCGCTGATTACAGCGGACTGTGCGCTGGAGCAAGGACGCGACGTTTTTGCCGTTCCAGGCCCGATTTTTTCCTTGATGAGCGCAGGGCCGCATAACTTGCTCAAACAAGGAGCAAAGCTAGTAACAAGACCCTGCGATATCTTGGAGGAGTTGCCGCGGGCTTATGCGAGCGGTGCTGAATCAGCGTCTGTCGCCGGAAAAGGCAGGAGTTCCATAACGCTTACCGCAGAGGAAAGCGTGATTGTGGAGGCGATCACTTACGAAGGCGTGCACGTGGATGAGCTTGTACAGCAACTGGAGCCTGACCGGCGCAAAAACGTGCACCAATTGCTTGTCCGACTGGAGGCAAAAGGGGTGCTTGCGGCACTGCCAGGGGGGTATTTCGCGCGGCGCTAAGGCATGTTTGACCTTTCCCGGGAATCCCCTAAAGCTTGCAAGTGTTTGACAAATCGGATAAGCATATTTAATAATAGGGAAGATTCCTTACTAAAAGGGGAGGAAAAAAATGGCTGATACGCTCGTAATCGTAGAATCCCCTGCGAAAGCGAAAACCATTGGAAAATATCTGGGTAGCAAATATATCGTGAAAGCGTCCATGGGACATGTGCGCGACCTCCCGAAAAGTCAGATGGGGGTAGATGTCAATCATGGCTTTGAACCCAAATACATAACCATTCGCGGCAAGGGCGATGTACTCAAGGGCCTGAAGGATGCCGCCAAAAAAGTAAAGAAAGTCTATCTGGCAGCCGACCCGGATCGCGAAGGGGAAGCAATTGCCTGGCATCTGGCCCAATATCTCGGACTCGATTTGAACCAGCCGCTTCGCGTGGTGTTCAACGAGATTACCAAAGACGCGATCAAGGAAGCGTTCAAGCATCCGCGCCATATCAACATGGATTTGGTGAACGCCCAACAGGCGCGGCGTATTTTGGACCGGCTGGTCGGCTACAACATCAGCCCGATCCTGTGGAAAAAAGTGCGCAAAGGTTTGAGCGCCGGACGCGTCCAGTCTGTCACCGTCA
It includes:
- the dprA gene encoding DNA-processing protein DprA; amino-acid sequence: MGKPQISERDWLYVLAMTPGLGRRTIRKISETAGSFQNAVDHWLLIGEELGLSVELVQQVDMQTNAAAVMHLLAKREASRTRFLCIFDEDYPSLLRHIPDQPLTLFCRGDRKLLAEAAIGVVGSRKPTPYGRASCAYLVKELVQAGLAIVSGLAYGIDGEAHQTALAAGGKTIAVLGCGLNHVYPPRHQTLYEKIESFGLLLSEYPPDTPPVPGLFPERNRIISGLSLGVVVVEAAEKSGSLITADCALEQGRDVFAVPGPIFSLMSAGPHNLLKQGAKLVTRPCDILEELPRAYASGAESASVAGKGRSSITLTAEESVIVEAITYEGVHVDELVQQLEPDRRKNVHQLLVRLEAKGVLAALPGGYFARR